A region of Diospyros lotus cultivar Yz01 chromosome 3, ASM1463336v1, whole genome shotgun sequence DNA encodes the following proteins:
- the LOC127796838 gene encoding uncharacterized protein LOC127796838: protein MQIPSFQGKNDPEVYLEWETKVEMVFACHNYSELKKVKLATIEFTDCAIIWWDQLILSRRRNCERLIETWEEMKAIMRRRFIPSHYYSDLFQKLQRLTQGSKSVEDYHKEMEIAMIRANVEEDRETTMAKFLVGLNCDIADVVELQHYVELDDMVHMAIKMERQLKRKGSTRIGKNFGSSTWKSNWSRKDEKPNFKPKVETSNRNKDEGAPNKLKSDTLPPKNRDIKCFKCLGIGYIASQCPNKRVMILKDDGDIETEDEIDNKYDNESMPPLEDASGIEYPVDGELLVARRALSVQVKTDAKEQRENIFHTRCHVNDKVCSMIIDEGSCTNVASTSLVEKLNLMTLKHPRRYKLQWMNDYGGFKVTKQVFVSFSIGKYTDEVLCDVVPMHAGHILLRRPLQFDRSTYWLTTNKGIEHHIDFIPRASIPNRLAYRSNPEETKELQRQVSELMEKGYVRESMSPCAVPILLVPKKDGSWRMYVDIIGLG from the exons ATGCAGATTCCATCTTTCCAAGGCAAAAACGATCCAGAAGTTTATTTGGAGTGGGAGACAAAGGTTGAAATGGTGTTTGCTTGTCACAACTACTCTGAattgaaaaaggtaaaattggCCACCATCGAATTTACTGATTGTGCTATTATTTGGTGGGATCAACTTATTTTGAGTAGGAGACGGAATTGTGAAAGGCTCATTGAGAcatgggaagaaatgaaggctatTATGAGGAGGCGATTCATTCCAAGTCACTACTATAGTGACTTATTTCAGAAGTTACAACGCCTTACTCAAGGTTCCAAAAGTGTTGAGGACTACCACAAGGAGATGGAAATAGCCATGATTCGAGCCAATGTGGAGGAGGACCGAGAAACTACCATGGCCAAGTTCCTTGTTGGGTTGAACTGTGATATTGCAGATGTGGTAGAATTACAACATTACGTTGAGTTAGATGACATGGTGCACATGGCCATTAAAATGGAGcgacaattgaagagaaaggggTCCACACGAATTGGGAAAAATTTCGGCTCTTCAACATGGAAATCGAATTGGAGCAGAAAGGATGAAAAGCCTAATTTCAAACCTAAAGTTGAAACCTCCAACAGAAACAAAGATGAAGGAGCACCAAATAAGCTAAAATCTGATACTCTACCTCCTAAAAATAGAGATATCAAATGCTTTAAGTGTTTGGGGATAGGCTATATTGCATCTCAATGCCCAAACAAGAGAGTGATGATTTTGAAAGATGATGGTGATATTGAGACCGAAGATGAGATTGATAATAAGTATGATAATGAATCCATGCCACCTTTAGAGGATGCAAGTGGCATTGAGTACCCGGTTGATGGGGAGCTCTTGGTGGCAAGGAGAGCTCTTAGTGTGCAAGTCAAAACGGATGCAAAAGAGCAACGTGAGAACATTTTTCATACTAGATGCCATGTCAACGATAAAGTATGTAGCATGATTATTGATGAGGGGAGCTGTACTAATGTGGCCAGCACTAGcttggttgaaaaattgaatttgatgaCTTTGAAGCATCCTAGGCGGTATAAGCTACAATGGATGAATGATTATGGAGGATTTAAAGTAACTAAACAAGTGTTTGTTTCATTCTCAATTGGGAAGTATACAGATGAAGTTTTGTGTGATGTGGTGCCAATGCATGCCGGCCATATTCTTTTGAGGCGACCATTGCAGTTTGATAG ATCTACCTATTGGCTTACCACCAATAAGGGAATCGAGCATCACATTGATTTCATACCCAGAGCATCAATTCCAAATAGACTAGCCTATAGAAGCAATCCCGAGGAGACCAAGGAACTTCAAAGGCAGGTTAGTGAGCTCATGGAAAAGGGGTATGTGCGTGAGAGCATGAGTCCTTGTGCAGTTCCAATATTGCTTGTGCCTAAGAAAGATGGTTCATGGAGGATGTATGTGGATATCATCGGATTAGGATGA